TAGCATAACAAACTTAAAAATGAAATATAAAAATGATTAGAGACTTCTTTTTAGGCTTTATAAGAATTCATATCCTGCACCATGCCTCCAAAGGGCCTGTATATGGATTGTGGCTCATAGAAGAGCTCGGCATGCACGGATATAAGTTGAGTCCCGGCACGCTCTACCCCATACTGCATAAACTTGAAGAGGAGAAGTTCTTGAGGTCGTACTCAGAAAATGTCGAAGGGAAAATAAGAAAATACTACAAGACAACCCCGAAAGGCATTAAGGCATTGTCAAAGATAAAAGAAAAGATAAATGAACTTGTGGAAGAGGTGATGAAATGACTGAAATAAACATTTTAATCCCTGTTGTTGCAGCATTTCTATCGGCGTCACTGACGCTCATGGCAGGGTTTGGACTCGCGACAATACTCACTCCTGTCTTTCTCATATTTTACGACGTAAAAATTGCCATACTAATAGTGGCTGTCGTGCATCTTGCGAATAATCTCTTAAAGCTCTCCCTTTTTAGAAGCTATGTAAGTTTAGATATTTTAAAACGCTTCGGAGCTTTAACGTTGATAGGGGCTTTTATCGGGGCATTCTTGCAGGGGAAAATGGATTCGTCCCTTGTAAAGATTTTGCTCGGAGCATCTTTGATTTTTCTTGGATTAAAGGAAATTTCAGGCTTCGGAGAAAAGCTTAGACTTCCAAAGAAGATAGATGTCATCGGAGGCTTTTTCTCAGGGCTTCTTGGAGGATTTGTCGGGAATCAGGGCGCAATAAGAAGCGCATATCTGCTCAATTACAATATCCCGAAAGAGACCTTTGTAGCTACAGCAGCGATAATCGCATCCGTTGTGGATGTGACAAGGATTCCGGTTTATATATTCAGCAATAAAGATGTGCTTACTGACAATGCAATCCTCTTGCTCGTAACAACTGCATCGGCTTTTGCAGGGACATTTGCAGGTAAAAGTTTCTTAAAGAAAATATCGCTCAAGACTTTTAAAATATATGTGGCTGCTACCATAGTGATAATCGGAGCGCTTCTGACATTCAGGATTATCTGAAGCAAAAACCATATTCTTCTTGGTATATAATACTATTCTCTTTTTGTTATCATATAGGCAGTAATGAAGAGTTATTTATTAATAATCGGAACTCTGATTGTAGTAATTTCCGCGCTTATTACCTTGAATGTCTTTTTTCAGCAGTCCCTTCAGATGGAGATGGCAGAGCAGTTCAACAAGCAGCAGCTCCTGCTTTCAGGGTCAATCGCCGAAAGCATAAAGTCGCATATCTATTTCCTCAAAAAAAATGTTCTCCATTTTGCAGGCCTTCTCTCGAAGGCGGAGTTGGAAAACAGAAGTGATTTTAACTGGATGCTTAGGGATGCAAAGATTAGTCAGGAGGCGGTCGCAACAACCCTGGGCATTCTTGACCCGAGGGGCGGCGTAATTTTCTATAAAGGGGATAAAGAGCAGATCAGAGCGGCTGCTTCCGAAATTGTCAGCCTTGCCAAAAAAACAGCTCCCGGCAGTATAGGCACGTTAGAGACGAAAAACACTGTTTATGTACTGGCTCCGGTTTATTATCAGAATGCT
The DNA window shown above is from Nitrospirota bacterium and carries:
- a CDS encoding sulfite exporter TauE/SafE family protein, giving the protein MTEINILIPVVAAFLSASLTLMAGFGLATILTPVFLIFYDVKIAILIVAVVHLANNLLKLSLFRSYVSLDILKRFGALTLIGAFIGAFLQGKMDSSLVKILLGASLIFLGLKEISGFGEKLRLPKKIDVIGGFFSGLLGGFVGNQGAIRSAYLLNYNIPKETFVATAAIIASVVDVTRIPVYIFSNKDVLTDNAILLLVTTASAFAGTFAGKSFLKKISLKTFKIYVAATIVIIGALLTFRII
- a CDS encoding helix-turn-helix transcriptional regulator, with amino-acid sequence MIRDFFLGFIRIHILHHASKGPVYGLWLIEELGMHGYKLSPGTLYPILHKLEEEKFLRSYSENVEGKIRKYYKTTPKGIKALSKIKEKINELVEEVMK